One stretch of Streptomyces sp. NBC_00443 DNA includes these proteins:
- a CDS encoding spore-associated protein, whose protein sequence is MRFTRSILSGAAVAALMVGSTAALAAPASAAPNTTPQKVCGSAYKTVNSAPVGTLGTVYLTYNASNGENCVVTIRKNPGTAQDMSAWIYVPDTEEFHEDNGTFTSYAGPTYVTGKGHCVDWGGHIKNVYVQVTGSNCGSLKENRVTFTR, encoded by the coding sequence ATGCGATTCACCCGTTCTATCCTGTCTGGCGCCGCGGTGGCGGCCCTGATGGTGGGGAGCACGGCCGCCCTGGCCGCACCCGCCTCCGCGGCGCCCAACACCACCCCGCAGAAGGTCTGCGGAAGCGCCTACAAGACCGTGAACTCGGCGCCCGTCGGCACGCTGGGCACCGTCTACCTGACGTACAACGCCTCCAACGGCGAGAACTGCGTCGTGACCATCCGCAAGAACCCGGGCACCGCCCAGGACATGTCCGCGTGGATCTACGTCCCCGACACCGAGGAGTTCCACGAGGACAACGGCACCTTCACGTCGTACGCCGGACCGACCTACGTCACCGGCAAGGGCCACTGCGTCGACTGGGGCGGCCACATCAAGAACGTGTACGTACAGGTGACCGGCTCCAACTGCGGTTCCCTGAAGGAGAACCGGGTGACCTTCACCCGCTGA
- a CDS encoding nucleobase:cation symporter-2 family protein: MSAKSVHPVDEKLPALKMATTGLQHVAAMYAGVVAPPLIVGAAIGLSATDLTFLTGACLFTAGLATFLQTLGIWKIGARLPFVNGVTFAGVAPMTAIVASTEDKSDALPVIFGAVIVAGLLGFLAAPFFSKAVRFFPPVVTGTVITLIGISLLPVAFGWSQGPNPAADDYGSATNLGLAGGTLLIVLLLRRFTTGFVKQIAVLLGLVAGTLIAIPFGVTDFGPVTDAAVIGFPTPFHFGAPQFQLAAIISLCVVMVVSMTESTADMLALGEIVDRPADEKTIAAGLRADTLGSAISPLFNGFMCSAFAQNIGLVAMTKIRSRYVVAAGGGFLVLMGLCPMAASLIAVVPRPVLGGAGVVLFGSVAASGIQTLVRAGLDRDNNVLIVAVSLAVGIVPITAPEFYHAFPETARIVLDSGISTGCVAAVALNLVFNHLGRGRDAQDVTHPMEAGEEITGATRAPATP; encoded by the coding sequence GTGTCCGCCAAGTCCGTTCATCCAGTCGACGAGAAACTCCCCGCCCTGAAAATGGCGACGACCGGCCTGCAGCATGTGGCCGCCATGTACGCGGGAGTGGTCGCCCCACCCCTGATCGTCGGCGCGGCCATAGGCCTCTCCGCGACCGATCTGACCTTCCTCACCGGCGCCTGTCTGTTCACCGCGGGCCTCGCCACCTTCCTCCAGACCCTCGGGATATGGAAGATCGGCGCCCGGCTGCCGTTCGTCAACGGCGTCACCTTCGCCGGCGTCGCCCCCATGACCGCGATCGTCGCCTCCACCGAGGACAAGTCCGACGCCCTGCCGGTCATCTTCGGCGCGGTGATCGTCGCCGGCCTGCTCGGCTTCCTCGCCGCCCCCTTCTTCAGCAAGGCGGTGCGCTTCTTCCCGCCGGTCGTGACGGGTACGGTCATCACCCTGATCGGCATCTCGCTGCTCCCCGTCGCCTTCGGCTGGTCGCAGGGCCCCAACCCGGCCGCCGACGACTACGGTTCGGCGACGAACCTGGGCCTGGCGGGCGGGACCCTGCTGATCGTCCTGCTCCTGCGCCGCTTCACCACGGGCTTCGTCAAGCAGATCGCGGTCCTGCTCGGCCTGGTGGCGGGCACGCTGATCGCGATCCCGTTCGGCGTCACCGACTTCGGGCCCGTCACGGACGCGGCCGTCATCGGCTTCCCGACCCCGTTCCACTTCGGTGCCCCGCAGTTCCAGCTCGCCGCGATCATCTCGCTGTGCGTGGTGATGGTGGTGTCGATGACCGAATCGACCGCCGACATGCTGGCGTTGGGTGAGATCGTCGACCGCCCGGCCGACGAGAAGACCATCGCGGCGGGCCTGCGCGCCGACACCCTCGGCTCGGCGATAAGCCCGCTCTTCAACGGCTTCATGTGCAGCGCCTTCGCCCAGAACATCGGCCTGGTCGCGATGACGAAGATCCGCAGCCGGTACGTCGTCGCCGCGGGCGGCGGCTTCCTGGTCCTGATGGGCCTGTGCCCGATGGCCGCGTCGCTCATCGCGGTCGTACCGCGCCCGGTGCTCGGCGGTGCGGGCGTGGTCCTGTTCGGTTCGGTGGCGGCCAGCGGCATCCAGACCCTGGTCCGGGCCGGCCTGGACCGGGACAACAACGTCCTGATCGTCGCCGTCTCCCTGGCCGTCGGCATCGTCCCCATCACGGCGCCTGAGTTCTACCACGCCTTCCCGGAGACGGCGCGGATCGTCCTCGACTCCGGCATCTCGACGGGCTGTGTGGCGGCGGTGGCGCTCAACCTCGTCTTCAACCACCTCGGCAGGGGCCGCGACGCGCAGGACGTCACCCACCCCATGGAGGCAGGAGAGGAGATCACCGGGGCGACCCGGGCGCCGGCCACGCCATGA
- a CDS encoding 8-oxoguanine deaminase, with product MAAAQRIVIENCSIATVDANDTEYATGHLVIADNRIESLGAGKAPEGLENVVRRIDATGHLVTPGLVNTHHHFYQWITRGLATDHNLFNWLVALYPTWARIDEQMVRSAAQGSLAMMARGGVTTAMDHHYVYPQGSGDLSGAIIGAARDMGVRFTLARGSMDRSEKDGGLPPDFAVETLEGALAATEETVKQHHDSSFDAMTQVAVAPCSPFSISTELLKQGGELARRLGVRMHTHGSETVEEEKFCHELFGMGPTDYFESTGWLGEDVWMAHCVHMNDSDIAAFARTKTGVAHCPSSNARLAAGIARVPDMLAAGVPVGLGVDGTASNESGELHTELRNALLINRLGAHREAALNARQVLRLGTYGGAQVLGRAAEIGSLEPGKLADLVLWKLDTLAHASIADPVTALVFGAAAPVTASFVNGRQIVEDGRLRTADEDAIARSTREEAQRLARIAAQA from the coding sequence ATGGCAGCAGCCCAGCGCATCGTCATCGAGAACTGTTCGATCGCGACGGTGGACGCGAACGACACCGAGTACGCCACGGGCCACCTCGTCATCGCGGACAACCGCATCGAATCGCTCGGCGCGGGCAAGGCACCCGAGGGCCTGGAGAACGTCGTACGCCGCATCGACGCCACCGGGCACCTGGTCACTCCCGGCCTGGTCAACACCCACCACCACTTCTACCAGTGGATCACGCGGGGCCTGGCCACGGACCACAACCTCTTCAACTGGCTCGTCGCCCTCTACCCGACGTGGGCGCGCATCGACGAGCAGATGGTGCGCTCCGCCGCGCAGGGCTCGCTGGCGATGATGGCCCGCGGCGGCGTGACCACCGCCATGGACCACCACTACGTCTACCCGCAGGGCTCCGGCGACCTCTCCGGCGCCATCATCGGCGCAGCCCGTGACATGGGGGTGCGCTTCACCCTCGCCCGCGGCTCCATGGACCGCAGTGAGAAGGACGGCGGACTGCCGCCGGACTTCGCCGTCGAGACCCTCGAAGGCGCGCTGGCCGCGACCGAGGAGACCGTCAAGCAGCACCACGACTCCTCCTTCGACGCGATGACCCAGGTCGCCGTCGCCCCCTGCTCCCCGTTCTCCATCTCCACCGAGCTGCTCAAGCAGGGCGGCGAGCTGGCCCGCCGGCTCGGCGTGCGCATGCACACCCACGGCTCGGAGACCGTGGAGGAGGAGAAGTTCTGCCACGAGCTGTTCGGCATGGGCCCGACCGACTACTTCGAGTCCACCGGCTGGCTCGGCGAGGACGTGTGGATGGCGCACTGCGTCCACATGAACGACTCCGACATCGCCGCCTTCGCCCGGACGAAGACCGGTGTCGCCCACTGCCCGTCCTCCAACGCCCGCCTCGCCGCCGGTATCGCCCGCGTCCCCGACATGCTGGCGGCCGGCGTCCCGGTCGGCCTCGGCGTCGACGGCACCGCGTCCAACGAGTCCGGCGAGCTGCACACCGAACTGCGCAACGCCCTGCTCATCAACCGCCTCGGCGCCCACCGCGAGGCCGCCCTGAACGCCCGGCAGGTCCTGCGGCTCGGGACGTACGGCGGTGCCCAGGTCCTCGGCCGCGCCGCCGAGATCGGCTCGCTGGAGCCGGGCAAGCTGGCCGACCTCGTGCTGTGGAAGCTGGACACGCTCGCCCACGCCTCCATCGCCGACCCGGTGACCGCGCTGGTCTTCGGCGCGGCCGCCCCGGTGACGGCGTCGTTCGTGAACGGCCGCCAGATCGTGGAGGACGGACGCCTGCGCACGGCCGACGAGGACGCGATCGCCCGCTCGACCCGCGAAGAGGCACAGCGCCTGGCGAGGATCGCCGCGCAGGCCTGA
- the pucL gene encoding factor-independent urate hydroxylase, producing MPTILGQNQYGKAENRVVKITRDGATHHIKDLNVSVALSGDMDEVHYSGSNANVLPTDTTKNTVYAFAKEYGIESAEQFGIHLARHFVTSQEPIQQARIRIEEYAWERIEASDANSQFIGSDEVKHSFVRQGQETRVTQITYDGEKWEVVSGLKDLVVMNSTNSEFWGYVKDKYTTLKEAYDRILATQVSGRWRFNWTDDEQRMPNWEKSYEQTRKHMLQAFAETYSLSLQQTLYQMGSRIINNRSEIDEVRFSLPNKHHFLVDLEPFGLKNDNEVYYAADRPYGLIEATILRDGCEPKIPVDLTNL from the coding sequence ATGCCCACGATCCTGGGACAGAACCAGTACGGCAAGGCCGAGAACCGAGTCGTAAAGATCACGCGGGACGGCGCCACCCACCACATCAAGGACCTGAACGTATCCGTGGCGCTCTCCGGCGACATGGACGAGGTCCACTACTCCGGCTCGAACGCCAATGTCCTGCCGACCGACACCACCAAGAACACGGTGTACGCGTTCGCCAAGGAGTACGGCATCGAGTCGGCCGAGCAGTTCGGCATCCACCTCGCCCGCCACTTCGTCACCTCGCAGGAGCCGATCCAGCAGGCCCGGATCCGCATCGAGGAGTACGCCTGGGAGCGGATCGAGGCCTCCGACGCCAACTCGCAGTTCATCGGCTCCGACGAGGTCAAGCACTCCTTCGTCCGCCAGGGCCAGGAGACGCGGGTCACGCAGATCACCTACGACGGCGAGAAGTGGGAGGTCGTCTCCGGCCTCAAGGACCTCGTCGTGATGAACTCGACCAACTCCGAGTTCTGGGGCTACGTCAAGGACAAGTACACGACGCTCAAGGAGGCCTACGACCGCATCCTGGCCACCCAGGTCTCCGGCCGCTGGCGCTTCAACTGGACCGACGACGAGCAGCGGATGCCCAACTGGGAGAAGTCCTACGAGCAGACCAGGAAGCACATGCTCCAGGCCTTCGCCGAGACCTACTCGCTCTCGCTTCAGCAGACCCTGTACCAAATGGGTTCGCGGATCATCAACAACCGCAGCGAGATCGACGAGGTCCGCTTCTCCCTCCCGAACAAGCACCACTTCCTGGTGGACCTGGAGCCGTTCGGGCTGAAGAACGACAACGAGGTGTACTACGCCGCCGACCGCCCCTACGGCCTGATCGAGGCCACCATCCTGCGGGACGGCTGCGAGCCGAAGATACCGGTGGACCTCACCAACCTGTAA
- the uraH gene encoding hydroxyisourate hydrolase — MSTSTTASVSTHILDTSIGRPAEAVAVQLAARIGRGADWQTLGGSATDADGRCKDLPALPEGTTHVRLDFAVEPYFEKKQADAQQDAPANRDSGAVFFPEVAITFAVKPGEHYHVPLLLNPFGYSVYRGS; from the coding sequence ATGAGCACCAGCACCACCGCCTCCGTGTCCACCCACATCCTGGACACCAGCATCGGCCGCCCCGCCGAGGCCGTCGCCGTCCAGCTCGCGGCCCGCATCGGCCGCGGCGCGGACTGGCAGACGCTCGGCGGCTCGGCGACCGACGCGGACGGGCGGTGCAAGGACCTGCCGGCGCTGCCGGAGGGCACCACACACGTACGGCTCGACTTCGCGGTGGAGCCGTATTTCGAGAAGAAGCAAGCCGATGCGCAGCAGGACGCCCCCGCGAATCGGGACAGCGGTGCCGTGTTCTTCCCCGAGGTGGCGATCACCTTCGCCGTGAAGCCCGGGGAGCATTACCACGTGCCGCTGCTGCTCAACCCGTTCGGCTACTCCGTTTACCGAGGGAGCTAG
- the uraD gene encoding 2-oxo-4-hydroxy-4-carboxy-5-ureidoimidazoline decarboxylase — translation MTSNSTPPGLARFNALEEHAAHAALHEACASTAWANRLLGARPYTTADDLYAASDAAMAELSARDLAEAMAGHPPIGRPKPGDPTSSREQRGMAGASEELKAEMLELNLAYQEKFGHVFLICATGRTGAQMRDAVKERIGNSPEQEREIVRTELGKINRIRLARLVDED, via the coding sequence GTGACGTCGAATTCCACGCCCCCGGGCCTGGCCCGGTTCAACGCCCTGGAGGAGCACGCGGCCCACGCCGCTCTCCACGAGGCGTGCGCCTCCACGGCCTGGGCGAACCGGCTGCTGGGCGCCCGCCCGTACACCACCGCCGACGATCTCTACGCCGCCAGTGACGCCGCCATGGCCGAGCTGAGTGCGCGGGACCTCGCCGAGGCGATGGCCGGGCACCCGCCCATCGGCCGCCCCAAGCCCGGCGACCCGACCTCGTCCCGGGAACAGCGCGGCATGGCCGGCGCCTCCGAGGAACTCAAGGCGGAGATGCTGGAACTGAACCTCGCCTACCAGGAGAAGTTCGGCCACGTCTTCCTGATCTGTGCCACCGGCCGGACCGGCGCGCAGATGCGCGACGCGGTCAAGGAGCGGATCGGCAACTCGCCGGAGCAGGAGCGGGAGATCGTCCGCACCGAGCTGGGCAAGATCAACCGTATCCGGCTCGCCCGTCTCGTCGACGAAGACTGA
- a CDS encoding helix-turn-helix domain-containing protein, which translates to MTGTGDEPFIAAVKPLVDAMGGEILPPDEAGPEDVVLSWEGADVVAVRLPQLADSLDHILVAMERRKGKPLADLDRKAKQEVVRILEARGAFSVRHGVETVASALGVSRFTVYNYLNREKNP; encoded by the coding sequence GTGACCGGCACCGGGGACGAGCCCTTCATTGCGGCCGTGAAGCCGCTGGTCGACGCCATGGGCGGCGAGATTCTCCCGCCCGACGAGGCGGGCCCCGAGGATGTCGTGCTCTCCTGGGAGGGCGCCGACGTCGTCGCCGTGCGCCTGCCCCAGCTGGCCGACTCGCTGGATCACATCCTGGTCGCCATGGAGCGCAGGAAGGGCAAGCCGCTGGCCGACCTGGACCGCAAGGCCAAGCAGGAGGTCGTACGGATACTCGAGGCGCGCGGCGCCTTCTCCGTACGGCATGGGGTGGAGACCGTGGCGAGCGCGCTCGGGGTGAGTCGCTTCACGGTCTACAACTACCTGAACCGGGAGAAGAACCCCTGA
- a CDS encoding 2-hydroxy-3-oxopropionate reductase, producing MSNLADSSHPTRPAIAWIGLGIMGSPMSENLIKAGYDVTGFTLEQDKLDRLAAAGGTVAGSIAEAVRDADVIITMVPASPQVEAISYGPAGILENAKSGALLIDMSSITPQTSVDLAKAAKDKGIRVLDAPVSGGEAGAIEAVLSIMVGGEQADFDAAKPILDALGKTIVLCGPHGSGQTVKAANQLIVAVNIQACAEAVVFLEKSGVDLQAALDVLNGGLAGSTVLTRKKDNFLNRDFKPGFRIDLHHKDMGIVTDAARNVGAALPVGAVVAQLVASLRAQGDGGLDHSALLRAVERLSGAQV from the coding sequence ATGAGCAACCTCGCAGACTCTTCCCACCCGACCCGCCCCGCGATCGCCTGGATCGGCCTCGGCATCATGGGCTCCCCCATGTCCGAGAACCTGATCAAGGCGGGTTACGACGTCACCGGCTTCACCCTGGAGCAGGACAAGCTGGACCGCCTGGCCGCCGCCGGCGGCACGGTCGCCGGTTCGATCGCCGAGGCCGTGCGGGACGCCGACGTCATCATCACGATGGTGCCGGCCTCCCCGCAGGTCGAGGCCATCTCCTACGGCCCCGCCGGAATCCTGGAGAACGCGAAGTCCGGCGCGCTGCTGATCGACATGTCCTCGATCACCCCGCAGACCTCGGTCGACCTGGCGAAGGCGGCCAAGGACAAGGGCATCCGCGTGCTGGACGCCCCCGTGTCCGGCGGTGAGGCCGGCGCCATCGAGGCGGTACTGTCGATCATGGTCGGTGGCGAGCAGGCCGATTTCGACGCCGCGAAGCCGATCCTCGATGCGCTCGGCAAGACCATCGTGCTGTGCGGTCCGCACGGCTCGGGTCAGACCGTGAAGGCCGCCAACCAGCTGATCGTCGCCGTGAACATCCAGGCGTGCGCCGAGGCCGTGGTCTTCCTGGAGAAGTCCGGCGTGGACCTGCAGGCCGCACTGGACGTCCTCAACGGCGGCCTCGCGGGCTCCACCGTGCTGACGCGGAAGAAGGACAACTTCCTGAACCGGGACTTCAAGCCCGGCTTCCGTATCGACCTGCACCACAAGGACATGGGCATCGTGACGGACGCCGCCCGCAACGTCGGCGCCGCCCTTCCGGTCGGTGCCGTGGTCGCCCAGCTGGTCGCGTCCCTGCGTGCGCAGGGCGACGGCGGGCTGGACCACTCGGCCCTGCTGCGGGCCGTGGAGCGCCTGTCCGGCGCCCAGGTCTGA
- a CDS encoding catalase, producing MSKRVLTTESGAPVADNQNSASAGVGGPLLLQDQHLLEKLARFNRERIPERVVHARGSGAYGHFEVTDDVTGFTHADFLSAVGKRTEVFLRFSTVADSLGGADAVRDPRGFAVKFYTAEGNYDLVGNNTPVFFIKDPVKFPDFIHSQKRDPFTGRQEPDNVWDFWAHAPEATHQVTWLMGDRGIPASYRHMNGYGSHTYQWTNAEGEAFFVKYHFKTNQGIRCLSAEQGAELVGKDANSHQTDLLQAIERGVHPSWTLYVQLMPAAEAADYRFNPFDLTKVWPHKDYPLQRVGRLVLDRNPDNVFAEVEQAAFSPNNFVPGIGPSPDKMLQGRLFAYADAHRYRLGVNHTLLAVNAPKATTAQNYGRDGLMATNSQGRGAKNYEPNSYDGPVETGRPLSAPLAVNGHTGTHEAPLHTKDDHFFQAGELYRLMSAEEKSRLIANIAGGLSQVSLDDVIEKNLAHFHAADPDYGKRVEEAVRALRED from the coding sequence ATGTCGAAGCGCGTGCTCACCACCGAGTCCGGCGCCCCGGTCGCCGACAACCAGAACTCAGCCTCCGCCGGCGTCGGCGGCCCGCTCCTGCTCCAGGACCAGCACCTGCTGGAGAAGCTGGCGCGCTTCAACCGCGAGCGCATTCCGGAGCGCGTGGTGCACGCCCGTGGCTCCGGCGCGTACGGCCACTTCGAGGTGACCGACGACGTCACCGGCTTCACCCACGCCGACTTCCTGAGCGCGGTGGGCAAGCGGACCGAGGTGTTCCTGCGCTTCTCGACCGTGGCCGACAGCCTCGGCGGTGCGGACGCGGTGCGCGACCCGCGCGGTTTCGCGGTCAAGTTCTATACGGCCGAGGGCAATTACGACCTCGTCGGAAACAACACCCCGGTGTTCTTCATCAAGGACCCGGTCAAGTTCCCCGACTTCATCCACTCGCAGAAGCGCGACCCGTTCACCGGCCGCCAGGAGCCGGACAACGTCTGGGACTTCTGGGCACACGCCCCCGAGGCCACGCACCAGGTGACCTGGCTGATGGGCGACCGCGGCATCCCGGCGTCGTACCGCCACATGAACGGCTACGGCTCGCACACCTACCAGTGGACGAACGCCGAGGGCGAGGCCTTCTTCGTCAAGTACCACTTCAAGACGAACCAGGGCATCCGCTGCCTGAGCGCCGAACAGGGCGCCGAGCTCGTCGGCAAGGACGCCAACTCGCACCAGACGGACCTGCTCCAGGCCATCGAGCGGGGCGTGCACCCGTCGTGGACGCTCTACGTCCAGCTCATGCCGGCGGCGGAGGCGGCCGACTACCGCTTCAACCCGTTCGACCTCACCAAGGTGTGGCCGCACAAGGACTACCCGCTGCAGCGCGTGGGCCGGCTGGTCCTGGACCGCAACCCGGACAACGTCTTCGCCGAGGTCGAGCAGGCCGCGTTCTCCCCGAACAACTTCGTCCCGGGCATCGGCCCCTCCCCCGACAAGATGCTCCAGGGCCGCCTGTTCGCCTACGCGGACGCCCACCGCTACCGTCTGGGAGTCAACCACACCCTGCTGGCCGTGAACGCCCCGAAGGCGACGACCGCGCAGAACTACGGCCGCGACGGCCTCATGGCGACCAACTCCCAGGGCCGCGGGGCGAAGAACTACGAGCCGAACTCCTACGACGGCCCGGTCGAGACCGGCCGCCCGCTGTCGGCCCCGCTCGCGGTGAACGGCCACACGGGCACCCACGAGGCGCCTCTCCACACCAAGGACGACCACTTCTTCCAGGCCGGCGAGCTGTACCGCCTGATGTCCGCCGAGGAGAAGTCCCGCCTGATCGCGAACATAGCCGGTGGCCTGTCCCAGGTCTCCCTCGACGACGTGATCGAGAAGAACCTGGCCCACTTCCACGCCGCCGACCCGGATTACGGCAAGCGCGTGGAGGAAGCGGTCCGCGCCCTGCGCGAGGACTGA
- the gcl gene encoding glyoxylate carboligase — MARMTAARAAVEILKREGVSNAFGVPGAAINPFYAALKASGGINHTLARHVEGASHMAEGYTRTHAGNIGVCIGTSGPAGTDMITGLYSAIGDSIPILCITGQAPTAVIHKEDFQAVDIASIAKPVTKMSVTVLEAAQVPGVFQQAFHLMRSGRPGPVLIDLPIDVQLTEIEFDPETYEPLPVYKPAASRAQIEKAIGLLNASERPLIVAGGGVINADAAELLVEFAELTGTPVVPTLMGWGLLPDDHELNAGMVGLQTSHRYGNATFLESDFVLGIGNRWANRHTGKLDVYTAGRKFVHVDVEPTQIGKIFAPDYGIASDAKAALELFVEVAKELKAAGKLPDRSDWAASAQEKKATLQRRTHFDDIPIKPQRVYEEMNKAFGPETRYVSTIGLSQIAGAQMLHVFRPRHWINCGQAGPLGWTIPAALGVAKADPEAQVVALSGDYDFQFMIEELAVGAQHKIPYVHVLVNNSYLGLIRQAQRAFEIDFQVNLEFENINSPELGVYGVDHVKVAEGLGCKAIRVTDPSELGAALEQAKKLAQEHQVPVVVEAILERVTNISMSTTNDISNVVEFEEIATEPGHSPTSIRTLKV, encoded by the coding sequence ATGGCTCGTATGACCGCTGCCCGAGCGGCAGTCGAGATCCTCAAGCGCGAGGGCGTCAGCAACGCGTTCGGCGTGCCGGGCGCGGCGATCAACCCCTTCTATGCGGCGCTCAAGGCCTCCGGCGGGATCAACCACACCCTCGCCCGCCATGTGGAGGGCGCCTCGCACATGGCGGAGGGCTACACCCGCACGCACGCCGGCAACATCGGCGTCTGCATCGGCACGTCCGGCCCCGCCGGCACCGACATGATCACCGGCCTGTACTCCGCGATCGGCGACTCCATCCCGATCCTGTGCATCACGGGCCAGGCGCCGACCGCCGTGATCCACAAAGAGGACTTCCAGGCCGTCGACATCGCCTCGATCGCCAAGCCGGTCACGAAAATGTCGGTGACCGTCCTGGAGGCCGCCCAGGTCCCCGGCGTCTTCCAGCAGGCCTTCCACCTGATGCGCTCCGGCCGTCCCGGCCCGGTCCTCATCGACCTGCCGATCGACGTCCAGCTGACGGAGATCGAGTTCGACCCGGAGACGTACGAGCCCCTCCCGGTCTACAAGCCGGCCGCGAGCCGCGCCCAGATCGAGAAGGCGATCGGACTGCTGAACGCGTCCGAGCGGCCGCTGATCGTCGCGGGCGGCGGTGTCATCAACGCCGACGCCGCCGAACTCCTCGTCGAGTTCGCCGAGCTGACCGGCACCCCGGTCGTCCCGACCCTGATGGGCTGGGGCCTGCTGCCCGACGACCACGAGCTGAACGCCGGCATGGTGGGCCTGCAGACCTCGCACCGCTACGGCAACGCGACCTTCCTGGAGTCCGACTTCGTCCTCGGCATCGGCAACCGCTGGGCCAACCGCCACACCGGCAAACTGGACGTCTACACGGCCGGGCGCAAGTTCGTCCACGTCGACGTCGAGCCCACCCAGATCGGCAAGATCTTCGCGCCGGACTACGGCATCGCGTCGGACGCGAAGGCCGCGCTGGAGCTGTTCGTCGAGGTGGCCAAGGAGCTGAAGGCCGCGGGCAAGCTGCCGGACCGCTCCGACTGGGCCGCGTCCGCGCAGGAGAAGAAGGCGACCCTCCAGCGCCGTACGCACTTCGACGACATCCCGATCAAGCCGCAGCGCGTCTACGAGGAGATGAACAAGGCCTTCGGCCCGGAGACCCGGTACGTCTCCACCATCGGTCTCTCGCAGATCGCGGGCGCCCAGATGCTGCACGTGTTCAGGCCGCGGCACTGGATCAACTGCGGCCAGGCGGGCCCGCTGGGCTGGACGATCCCGGCGGCGCTGGGCGTGGCGAAGGCCGACCCCGAGGCGCAGGTCGTCGCCCTGTCCGGCGACTACGACTTCCAGTTCATGATCGAGGAGCTGGCGGTCGGGGCGCAGCACAAGATCCCGTACGTCCATGTCCTGGTGAACAACTCCTACCTGGGCCTGATCCGCCAGGCGCAGCGGGCGTTCGAGATCGACTTCCAGGTCAACCTGGAGTTCGAGAACATCAACTCGCCCGAGCTGGGCGTCTACGGCGTCGACCACGTCAAGGTCGCCGAGGGCCTCGGCTGCAAGGCGATCCGCGTGACCGACCCGAGCGAACTGGGCGCCGCCCTGGAGCAGGCCAAGAAGCTCGCGCAGGAGCACCAGGTCCCAGTGGTCGTCGAGGCGATCCTGGAACGCGTCACCAACATCTCCATGTCGACCACGAACGACATCAGCAACGTCGTCGAGTTCGAGGAGATCGCGACGGAGCCGGGTCACTCGCCGACGTCGATCAGGACGCTGAAGGTCTGA
- a CDS encoding GNAT family N-acetyltransferase, giving the protein MRIRAATPDDLPVLQDIERAAGAAFRDLGMAAIADDEPPALDVLEHYRGAGRAWAACDAVDHPVGYLICEPVDGSLHIEQVSVHPDAARRGIGRALLAYAARRAREEGLSGLTLTTFTEVPWNAPYYERLGFHVLDEAELTPGLRKIRAHEAELGLDRWPRACMRRT; this is encoded by the coding sequence ATGCGCATCCGAGCCGCGACGCCCGACGACCTCCCCGTCCTCCAGGACATCGAACGCGCCGCAGGAGCCGCCTTCCGCGACCTCGGCATGGCGGCGATCGCCGACGACGAGCCGCCCGCCCTGGACGTCCTGGAGCACTACCGCGGGGCGGGCCGCGCCTGGGCCGCCTGCGACGCGGTGGACCACCCGGTCGGCTATCTGATCTGCGAGCCCGTCGACGGCTCCCTGCACATCGAGCAGGTCTCGGTCCACCCTGACGCGGCTCGCAGGGGCATCGGCCGGGCCCTGCTCGCATACGCCGCCCGTCGCGCCCGCGAGGAGGGCCTGTCCGGTCTCACCCTGACCACCTTCACCGAGGTCCCGTGGAACGCGCCGTACTACGAACGCCTCGGCTTCCACGTCCTCGACGAGGCCGAGCTCACCCCAGGGCTGCGGAAGATCCGTGCCCATGAGGCGGAACTCGGCCTCGACCGGTGGCCGCGAGCGTGCATGCGCCGGACCTAG